A region of the Dehalococcoidia bacterium genome:
GATGGCTGATGAGGATGGAACTACCACTTACTATGTATTGGAAGACTTTGTGGATGTCTCCGATGTTGGCATGAAAAAGTCTGTGATACTCAGGCCCGGAGAGATGACCACCGTTCGGCCAGGTGGGGTGCCATCGGATCCGGTTCCCTTTCACCCGAGTGTTGTGGAAGCGTGGCAACCCTCAGGGGAACTCGTTCTGAAGACAACCACTCAATCGACGGGGCAGCCCGGACTGACATTTGAGTCTCGCAGTAAGCCAACTGGCAGCGAGGTTCAAATACCGCTGATGCTTAAAGGGATCACCGGGAGCACGGGCAACATCGATCTCACACTCGCCTATGATCCAAGCGTTCTCACCGCCAAAGAGGTTTTGAAGGGCAGCCTCACTGCCAATTCTATCTTCGATTATGTCATCTCATCAGGGACCATCCGCGTGTCATTGGCCGATAGCCAGGGCTTCAGCGGCGATGGATCGGTGGCCTATGTCCGGTTCACCGTTATCGGCGCCGAGGGTTCTTCTTCAAAACTAGAGATCGCCCAGGCAACAGCAAATGCGTCGGACTACAACAGCATGGCTCTGGCTACTCACGATGGCCTTTTTCAGGTCATCGGTTCTGATGATCTCCGGGGAGATTGCGATGGAGATGGCAAGCTCTCTGCAGTGGATGCCCTCTGCGCTCTTCAAATGGCGGTGGGCAAGAAAGCAGCGGACCCGGTTATGGATGTGACTGGAGACGGAAAGGTGACCTCTTTGGATGCGCGAGAAATTCTGCAGATGGCAATCCAGGGCGGATAGGATAGTATGCCGGATATCGGCTAGGAGGATAGGAATGAGGGCACTTCGATCAGGTTGTTTTGTGATTATCCTGATGCTGGCAATTTCCCTGGGTGCTGCGTGCGGAGGCGGGGGTGACAAGGATGACGGGGCCGCTTCGGATGGAACACCAGAGGCGAAAGCGACCGGGAATATTCAGGTGCCGATACGCATTGAAGGCGCCAATAATGTGGGCAGCTTTGATATGGTTTTGGAGTATGATGCGACCGTTTTGCAGGCAACGGAAGTTGTGGCCGGATCGCTGGCTCAGAACGCAATGCTGGAATTCAACACAAAGAACTCGGGACAGGTCATCATCGGAATCATTGATTCTTCCGGCATCACCGGCGATGGATCGGTGGCCATTATTAGGTTCAAGCTGCTCAATGCCGCCGGGACTTCTGCTCTAAAGCTGCAGACAGTGGAGGCTCACAACGCTACCACCCTTGTGGACATCATCGCCCAGACTTCTAATGGAAGCATGTCCGAAAAGGGGAATCTGGCGAGTTCACCGCTGGTGGAATTTTCGAAATAGGGAGTAGCTCAATCGCACATCAGATAGTCACCGGAGACCTTGTGGCGATATGGATGGCGAAGACTCTTCACGATCACGG
Encoded here:
- a CDS encoding cohesin domain-containing protein, giving the protein MRALRSGCFVIILMLAISLGAACGGGGDKDDGAASDGTPEAKATGNIQVPIRIEGANNVGSFDMVLEYDATVLQATEVVAGSLAQNAMLEFNTKNSGQVIIGIIDSSGITGDGSVAIIRFKLLNAAGTSALKLQTVEAHNATTLVDIIAQTSNGSMSEKGNLASSPLVEFSK